TAGTAATAGGGCGGTAGTTGCAAAGCTCCTCACGATCAAGAGATGGTTTTTTGAGTAGAGGAAGTATCAGtcctttctttaagtctgtagGAAAAATTCCAGATGTAAGTGATGCGTTGATGATGTTAGTCACGAAAGGTGCCACGATATTCACTGATTGCTTTATCAACCCAGTTGGTGCAGGATCCAGTTTGCTGGTTTTTGGTTTAGACTTCGCGATGAGCTTGGTTATTTGATCAACAGTTACTTCAGAGAAGTTGTGAAAGCATGACGAGCATGATGGTTGATTTATCACAATAGAAAGGTCATTATCAACGAAGTTAGAAGATCGAAGACGTTCCTTCAGTGAAACTATTTTGTTGTCAAAGAAATCCGCAAAGCTATTAGCCAATACTTGAGGGCTGTCATGCGATGGTAATGGCGGCGCGGATTTCACTGTGAGAAGATCGTCTATAAGGTTGAAGAGCTGACTTTGATCAGAGTTTGATATTCGTTTACGATAGTAATCCTGTTTAGCAGATTTAATGGCGTCATAATAAAGGGTGCAATGCTCACTAAAAACTTGGCGATGTACTTCCAGACCAGTCGATCTGTATCTGCGTTCAAGTTGtctcttttttcgttttaaGGATCTTAACGAGTCGTCGAACCAAGGAGCATAGGGTCGTAGAGTTACGAGACGGGTACGGATAGGAGCATGCTTGTCCATTGTATGTAGAAGAGTCTGATTGAAATGACCACAAGCAATATTTACGTCATTAATAGGGCTGACAGGATTAGACAGtgcttttttcaagtcattATGCCACGCCTCTATGTCGATGTTACGCAGGTTACGGTGGCTAATCTCTTTTTTTGTAGGTGGTGGTTTCTGTATGTAAACGTCGCAAGTGATGGGTAAATGGTCAGAGATATCAAAGCAGCCATTAACGATTTTAGGAGGATCAGTTTTGATCAGGTCTCCTTGACGAGTGATAATAAGATCTAATGTGTGTCCATGCTTGTGAGTGATACCCCTAACGTTCTGGTCAAAGCCACCAGCATCAAGTATGTCCAGGAATTTCATAGTATTAGCATCTGGGCGTTCGACGTGGAAATTAAAATCGCCAGTAATGATCACAGTTTCTGTTGCAATCGCAAGGTCTTGCACGAGCACAGAAAACTCGTCAAAGAACAGCGTGgtagtcaacttgttctttttcgATGGTGGTGGTCTATAAATGCAAAGTAGACGAAAAGACGAGCTGCCAGAAGTGATAAAAAGATCTAAATACTCAAACGAATTGAACGTGTGAGACTCATTGCGTTTAACCTTCAAACTAGATTTCAGTAGAACACCAACCCCACCACCAGATCTAGAAGAACGAGGATGATGCACAAAATTATAATCCTGTAGTGTGCTGATAATATTTGCCACAGTTGGGTCAGAGTTGGTGTAAGATGATAGCCAGGTTTCATTCAAAGCAAGTATATCGATGCGCTTTGATATGACCAAATCACAAACAGGAGCAGCTTTTTTGTTAAGTGATCGAATGTTCCATGTAGCCAGGCGAAGGCGAGAGTGACTTAATCGAGATCCTACCGAAGTGTTTACCTTGATGAGGTTCAGTTGGTTCCTGGAATTGATACCCTTTAGAGGAACAAAAGATCGTGAAGTGATGCGTGTAGTAATTAGGCTGCAGtatgaataattattaaccAAAGGAACCTCAATAAGATTGGCGAAATTTACAGAGTTCTGATGTTCATGGTTACTTCCAACTGGAGTGGAAATCAGTGTTGGTATCAATTGTCGATCATAATCTGAGATTAATCGAGATCCTACCGAAGTGTTTACCTTGATGAGGTTCAGTTGGTTCCTGGAATTGATACCCTTTAGAGGAACAAAAGATCGTGAAGTGATGCGTGTAGTAATTCGGCTGcaatatgaataattattaaccAAAGGAACCTCAATAAGATTGGCGAAATTTACAGAGTTCTGATGTTCATGGTTACTTCCAACTGGAGTGGAAATCAGTGTTGGTATCAATTGTCGATCATAATCTGAGATTGTGTTCACAGGCCAAGTAGATATAGGTTGATGAAAAAGACCATTTAGCTGTAAATAGTGAACAATTGATGAATCGATTGCAAATCTTGATTCAGAACACCGTAAAGATTCGCCGATGTCGAGTAGTTCATGTCTTGAATAGCGTTGTAGAGAAGGTGATTTAATTTCAGGACCAGGATTCGAAGAGACATCACAGCAAATTGCAAAATAGGCAGGTAAAGTAACGTGATTGTTGAAAGGCAAAGCTAAAGACAGCAGTCCCCGCTTAGACTCTTTGACCGCAGGAAGCTTTAAAGCAGCAGATCGTCGATGTAAAATAGAGAAACGAGGATAGAAGACCAACGCTGAATCATTTGGAGAGGTTTCCTTATGCAGTGTTGACGATAAAAAGAGGAATAAACAAAATAAGCGGAGAGCATCAAACGCGTGACCGCCCGCCATGATGGTCAAAATAACACACATTCATAACCAAAGCATTTATATTGGTGACTTTGATTCTAATTACAGGACCTGCTGTTACATTTGCACTGGATTTGTCTCTGAACTAATAACTTTAATGTTTATAGCCTGCAATTTACAAAGCTACTGCCGAGTTCCAATAATGATAAACTCGGTCTTATCATCATTAATAAACCAGCGCCTGATTTTATCGATACAATATTCCATCAAACGAACTGCGTGCTCCTAGGACGTGCTACTGTTAGGCTTGAAGCTCAGGTAGATTTGCGTGTCGTCAGCGTAGCAGTTGCGTGTGGAAGCTGATCCCCAACAAAAGGATAACAAAGTCAACATGAGTAGAGAGAGATTCAGCTTCGTGtttgcttgaaaagaaaaacggcaAACACCAGATTACTACTTGCTGTAAAGCACGAAAATTCCGTAGTTTATTGTATTGTaccttttctctctcttttggGAAAGGTGCTCGGTATCTTTAGCCAACAGGCAGGATCTAACTCAATCAAGTTTCTTCTACTTTTGCAGTCTGACCTTTGCCTCTGTCATAACTCCGAGACCGAAGATTCTTCTTTACAACTCCACATTCATAATATACATACGTTGATCATAAGATATGGAGCTGTTGTCTAAAGGCTTTGCCTGATAGTAAGCTTGTCTTTTGCAGGATAGAGATCGGGAATTGTAAAAGCGAAATATAAGGGGGAAGCACGCACCGACCCTTGCGTGTTCGTTGCTCGCGTGCGATGACTTGCGATATCCAAAGTGGAGAGCCTCCGCACAGAACATTCCACCGCATGTTGCAAATTgaaatatatattaaaatatatGAATACAGAACAATCGTAGCCGGCTTCTGTTGATAAACGATGTACCACCTCGTTATAAGCAAAGcgaaagtttaatttttttcatgtttaactACTCTGTAGCTCGGTGAGGCCCTCGCTGCCCGGGAAAGAGTTCTGATGAGTGATTTGGATAAACTCTACAAGACAAAGGTCCTCACCCTCACAAAGCAGCGTGATCGCCTCTGCTTGTTCCAAGCCTGTCTTGACAGTGGCATCCAACGCGCCAAGACTGCTGTCCAATCCTCAGGCAAGGTCCAGCTTCTTGTTGCCAGAACGGATATAGTGTCAACCCTTGGGGCTCTAAAGAGCCAACCTCCTGAGCTTGACCCACAAACCAACAGCATATTAGATTTATCTGTTGATCTAGAGAGGTTACTGAAATTCCTCAGCGAGGCAGGTTCTGTTTCAGAAAACTCTGCCTGTGCAGCCAATACCTCTGCCAGCGGCAATGGGTTAACTGTGGCAAAATCTAGAGAGAACGTTACCTCTTTCACCATTACTTCACGCGACAGTCAAGGCCGTGCTTTGGGCTTTCGCGGAAACGTATTCAAAGCAAAGCTGAAGAAAGGTGACGAAGAGAAAACGGTTAAggtaaatttaaaggaaaacgCCTTCGCAATAGGTAGTTTCACGGCAAGTTACGCACTACCCGCGGATGCTAAGGGGCAATATCAGTTGTCCCTGCTTCTACGAGGTGATCACATTCAAGGAAGCCCTTTCACTGTATATTTGGGAGTACCAATCGGAAAGCTAAGTTGTACATCTTGCGGTAGAAAGTCAAAAGGaaatatgtattattattacagtaacCACCCAGGTAATAGTCTTGACAACGAAAATGTTGTTGAAGAGTATACGGCATATTGTCATAATTGCTGTCATAAGGTGCATAATACACCTTACTTCGCAGGCGCCTATTTCCAGCATCCTCTGGTTCAACACACACGTACTAACCCTAGTAAAGTTAAAGTTTGCGGTCCTATTTAGGTAATGCAATTGCTCCGAAACCGATGATGACTGATCGCCGCCAGCTCTATAGGCTTCAAATCATATTATTACTATGAAAATATGCTACCCAACTTCTAACGTTGGCTTTTATCGATAGTTAGTCGCCTGAGTGTCACGAAATTCTGCATAATTACAAGTCCTGGCAGATTATTACTAAGAAACTCGTAATTGCTATTGTAGCACCGTAATTATAAATGCTCGAATTATCAGTAAGTATGGcttatgtatcccttattatagtgtattgactatattagtataattacatggtgattattgaaaattatctgtgctgattggttgcacttaaGGTGATTATTACGCCATAATTAACTAAGCGGTTTTCTCAAAATgaccgcaagccgttttgtcgagttgatagacgaagaaattaactgttttaaagaaaatgcatattttgcAAATAATCACGTATGTagttatactaaaacaaatttttattCACCTCCAGCTCAgtgaatatcagtgaataaacacctcgacttcgtctcggtttttattcacatCCACCTCATTATAGACAGAAACCTTTTTTCTTAATTCCTCGAGGAGACATCCATTTTAGTGCGTATCCCTTCTTAATTAAACGACTTTCCCCTCTGGCCTAAAAGTTTGAAGAATAAGCGTCCTTCCTGGGTGACCATTCATGCGAACCTATGACCTCtacgatgccggtgcaatgctctcgATCagctaccaactgagctatgaagccactcagtcgGGGGcagtcaatttgttgggttcatgtgGATGAAGGAATCCCTTTGAAGTCGCCTGAATTTTTTCCGCTGtctttaagagacaattgcttgaaTTGTATTGATAACTGCGAGGACCATCTCTCCATTTCGTCTAAATCAGCATCTCAAAATATACAttaatttcattcatcgagtcctttacgggaacacatgagcccaaacAAGAGGGCATAAACCTCTCGTACGGGGGCTGACAACTCTAACAAACGCTGTTTGAGCAATACTAGGTCTTAATTTAAGTCGTCCCCGAAATTTGGAACATCCTCCCGAATTTTTGGGATACAATCCCGGAAATGTTTAGAATTCCCGGCATATATTCTAAGATTGCATGCCTAACTTACCGAGGTTAACctaaataaaaacttgaaataaaatttcctTCGATGAcccgatttttttctgcaatgtCCCGGAATTATGACTTGTTCCCGGAAAAATTTCCAAGTTTCCCAATCCCCGGTGAAATCTCAGTCCAGATTCCCTTAACAATTTTGGCTTTTTCCCGAAACAGCGTTTGAGTTGTCACCCCCATCTCTCTTGGCCCAAAAAATTGACCGGCTCCCAAGGAGTGGTTTTATAGCTCAGTCGTTAGAGCGTTGCACTGGCATcgtgaaggtcgtgggttcgaatcccgttgaagtcacCTGAGTTTTTTCTGGTTTATATATGAGACGGTTGCTTAAAATGTCCTCTGAtgagtgcgaagatcacttttCCATTTCGTCTATACccgcacttcaaaatatacatttatttcattacaattaaaggggctaggtcacgctatttcaggcattttcagcactgatcgaatggtcatagaattaactaaaatatcaaaataactgttcaaaactatagaagaactctaacaaaacacagggaagccaagaagggacatgggtggacaaaactggagaggattgaaatggattgagtttgggtaaatttgaaaaacgcgtacgtcggcccaccttttttcaaatttatatcagtctatatcaaaatgtcatttacaaagcttgaaaatcattctcagttgttatgtggccgtgattttgcaaatgaaagactcttgctctgccaatttaacgtttagagctcataattaacaaaattaaacaaaattacctaaaatagcgcgacctagcccctttaaatgaattaaatcaagtcaaatcacaAAACCAGAGGCAAGAATCAGTAACTTTCTTAATCAATTTATCCGTAGGTAATTTACACGCTACCGGCGTCATCCTCGCCATGTTGGTTGACCTGGTCTTAGTTTTTCGAAACCTGATTAAACTAATGTTGTATTACTGGAAACTTGAACGGAAATTTATAAGCCTTCAATTTTAAGCCagagtttttgttttcctttagaaTATAATAAAATTGTTACAGCCTTTCCGGAGGAAAAATTCAAACATCCGCTTGTGTATACCCGCGGTGTTCTTGTTAGTCGCCTTTCGAAACAACTGGAcccatgtatgtatgtacgtatgtatgtatgtatgtgaactttatttcaaaacggtatattcatcagttattaattcatatgtaattacataattaaactAACTATATCTAACTAACAATATCCAATCCTACATCTAATAAAACCATAAAAACCGCtttacatgaatgccgtgtctaaaatacaaaaattacttaagagGATAAAATGAGTTGAGTAGATGACTAAAGTCACTTAAAGATTCTGCCCGCCGCAGATCAgaaggtaaactgttccaaagTACCGCACCACtgtaactaaagctgtttttcaaaaCGTTGGTGCGGGGCAATGGaacagcaagtttgtttactGAGTCCCTCAATAGATATTCAGTTACATCAGAACAGTTAACAAACAGCTCACTTAGATACTCAggtgtaagaccatttaaggatttaaataccataatagctttctgtaTTTCACGCTAGGAACTTAATTTTCTCCACTCAAGTTTACTAAATAAATCTTCAACATCATTGTCATAactggaaaaagttaaaattcggGCAGCACGATTTTGTAGCTTCTGCAATTTATTTGAAAGCGTTAAGTTGCAGTTTCCCCACACAACACTGCAATAGTCAAAGTGTGGCCTCACTAAGACATTGAAAATAATCTTCAGAGTTTCAAAAGGGACAAAAGAGCGGATTCGTTTAAGAGCGCCACACCAGAGGCAACTTTCTTAATTAACTTCTCAATGTGAGAGCCCCAAGAGAGATTTTCATCTATATAGACATCTAAGGATTTTGCAGTAGATACTTGATTAACAGGAACACCGCCAATGGTAAGATGCGGAGGTCTCGGTAAAGTATTTAATCGCTGCCTTGAGCCAATTAACATAaatcaagaacaataatggACCCAAAATTGTTCCCTGAGGTACACCGCAACCAAGAGGTAGCTTATCAGATAAGCAACCATTAATAAAGCATTATTTTTGCTGACAGTTATCCAGATATGACTTAAACCAATTTAGTGAATTCCCTTGAACACCATAGGAACTTCATTTAGATAACAGAATGTCATGATCAACCGTATCAAACGCCttttattattttacatttCCTTTATCAATATTATAAGCCCAAGTATTAGTTGCATCAAGTAAAGCTGTGACGGTTGAGTGAAGAGATCGAAAACCTGATTGATGTGTGGCGATCATGTTATTATCAGAGAGGTAAGCATACAGTTGATCATAGATAATCCGTTCAAATACTTTAGCCACAACGGGCATGATTGAAATGGGACGATAATTATTCATATCCGCTCTTTCACCTTGTTTAAACAAGGGAATGACTTTGGAACACTTCCACTCTTCTGGGAAAACTCCAGTGATTatcgataaattaaaaatttcgcAAAGTGAATAAGAAATCAAGTCAGTGCATTCCCTAAGGAGTCTTGCAGATATCATATCGATCCCTGTCGCCTTTGAGGTGGATAATTTGGATAAGAGAAAACGTACTCTATTGTTATCAATTGGTTGAAGTTCAAAACGCTTGTCAGTGCCGGAAAGAAAGTCCCTATAGCTAAAATCATTTGTGACGGCATGTATCTCACCGGCAAGTCTAGGACCAATGCTAGCGAAATGTTTATTAAAAGCTTCCGACACTTGTTGAGGTTTTAATATGGAATTACCATCAAGTTTTACTTCTCTTACAGATAAATTGCTGGAGTTCCTGGAAGTGAGTTCGTTGATCGTCTGCCAGGTCTTTCGAGAACTGCCGCTACTATGCTTAAAAGCACTTTTGTAATACATTTCTTTGGCATTTTACCCATAACAATAGATGAGTCATTAGCTTTTTCTTTCGTTAGTCACTCagcatttgaatatttttccattgttatctgtgtcccTTGAGGTTGTATGCAAAAGGTCCTCTTTATTAAAGCTTTTCGACAAGACTGAGCCTataaagtttgtttgtttgtaacaGTTTTGCTGTACACATGAATTATTGTCCGTCAGCACAATGAAGCCTCACGTTCAAGTTGCAGTACCCCTTCAGTCTGAGCTCGAGGAATAAAACACGACCTCAAAACTCAATGCACATGCTCGAAACGGAAAGCTC
Above is a window of Montipora capricornis isolate CH-2021 chromosome 6, ASM3666992v2, whole genome shotgun sequence DNA encoding:
- the LOC138051838 gene encoding tripartite motif-containing protein 2-like isoform X1, yielding MSSESLECSICREKFDDQQHCPRLLPGCGHSFCTSCLQSLLKKNAINCPTCRSTVYAPTGVASLPKNFALLDILLTLPQKENDDLHLCQICDNEKHPATSCCLDCKEYMCKDAARLHTRQKVARDHCVVSLEDLKANPKLAAVSDAFCPEHNDQFRFFDENCGHVVCRDCVTLKHQGHKCLSLAEAASKYRKEMDKLSHEAIALAEKVKAGEARLNEATDDLKQEYANTIADIQSTFKRLGEALAARERVLMSDLDKLYKTKVLTLTKQRDRLCLFQACLDSGIQRAKTAVQSSGKVQLLVARTDIVSTLGALKSQPPELDPQTNSILDLSVDLERLLKFLSEAGSVSENSACAANTSASGNGLTVAKSRENVTSFTITSRDSQGRALGFRGNVFKAKLKKGDEEKTVKVNLKENAFAIGSFTASYALPADAKGQYQLSLLLRGDHIQGSPFTVYLGVPIGKLSCTSCGRKSKGNMYYYYSNHPGNSLDNENVVEEYTAYCHNCCHKVHNTPYFAGAYFQHPLVQHTRTNPSKVKVCGPI